AGACGTGGTTGTAAACATGTTCGGGCAGCAGTGAAGAATGATGTCATCTATTATGAGTGAGCTGCAAAGCAGAAAATTGAGCTCATTGTGACTAGTGGGTGGTGGCTGGTTTGTACACAAAACGTCCATCTATAGTACAGCAGTTTCTATATCACTATCACATGCCCAAAAGCAATCTACaattgtggccaaaagttttgagaatgacacagatattaatttccacaaagtttgctgcttcagtgtatttagatattttgtcagatgttactatggaatactggagtataattacaagcatttcataagtgtcaaatgcttttattgacaattacatgaagttgatgcaaagagtcaatatttgcagtgttgacccttctttttcaagacctctgcaatccgccctggcatgctgtcaattaacttctgggccacatcctgactgatgacaGCCCATTCTTGcttaatcaatgcttggagtttgtcagaatttgtgggtttttgtttgtccacccgtctATTGAGGATTGACAagaagttctcaatgggattaaggtctggggagtttcctggccatggacccaaaatatcgatgttttgtttcccgagccacttagttatcacttttgccttatggcaaggtgctccatcatgctggaaaaggcattgttcgtcaccaaactgttcctggacggttgggagaagttgctctcggaggatgtgttggtaccattctttattcatggctgtgttcttaggcaaaattgtgagtgagcccactcccttggctgagaagcaatccCACACATCAATGATCTCAgggtgctttactgttggcatgacacagaactgatggtagcgctccccttgtcttctccagacaagctttttttccggatgtCCCAAAGagtcggaaaggggattcatcagagaaaatgactttaccccagtcctcagcagtccaacccctgtaccttttgcagaatatcagtctgtccctgatgtttttcctggagagaagtggcttctttgctgcccttcttgacaccaggccatcctccaaaagtcttcgcctcactgtgcgtgcagatgcactcacacctgcctgctgccattcctgagcaagctctgtactggtggtgccccgatcccgcagcagaatcaactttaggagacagtcatggcgcttgctggactttcttgggcgccttgAAGCTTTCTTCataacaattgaactgctctccttaaAGTTCTTGattatccaataaatggttgatttaggtgcaatcttactggcagcaatatcctagcctgtgaagccctttttgtgcaaagcaatgaagACGGCACGTGTtttcttgcaggtaaccatggttgacagtggAAGAACattgattccaagcaccaccctccttttgaagcttccagtctgttattcgaactcaatcagcatgacagagccagccttgtcctcgtcaacactcacacctgtgttaacgagagaatcactgacatgatgtcagctggacCTTttttggcagggctgaaatgcagtggaaatgttttttgggggattcagttcatttgcaaggcaaagagggactttgcaattaattgactgtgaaaattaatatttgtgtcattctcaaaacctttggccacaactgtacacacAATAGCTGTAACAAAGTGTGCTGAGAGTCAGGaaacaagttcagggagtgagtgtttttaataaataaatgagtgtttttaataaataaatgaaactaacacgtaacacaaacaacgcacagaTATGAcccaggaacagaaacaataacgcctgaggAGGcatgaggcatgagagcctggcaatccggctgaggcatgagagcctgtagTGGCTCCCGGACCCGACTGCATTTACActgaaacaacaaacaaaaaaagactccctgatgcttcccttaggtgaggcgttattctgtaacgatgtgtgctgagagtcgggaagcaagttcagggagtgagtgttttaataagtAAATGAAACCAACACGTATCACAAACAATGCACAGACATGACCTAGGAACAGACACAaaaacgcctggggaaggaaccaaagggagagggAAGGTAATCATAAagagggaaggtaatcagggagatgatggagtccaggtgagtctgatgacgtgcAGGTACAtttaacgatggtgacaggtgtgcgccataacgagcagcctggtgacctagaggccggagagggagcacacgtgacaataccccatattgacaaagcaaaaatagatttttgtaaatgtattaaaaaatttaaaaacagagaccctatttacataaatattcagaccctttgctatgagactcaaaattgagctcaggtgcatcctgtttccattgatcatccttgagatgtttctacaacttgattggagttcacctgtgataaattcaattgatttgacatgatttggaaaggcacacaactgtctgtaaaaggtcccatagttgaccgtgcatgtcaccgaaaaaaccaagccatgaggtcgaaggaattatccgtagagctccaagacaggattgtgttgaggcacagatctggggaagggtaccaaaaaatgtctgcagcattgaaggtccccaagaacactgtggcctccatcattcttaaatgaaaggagtttggaaccaccaagactcttcctagagcaggccAGCCGGCCAAACTGAAAcattcgggggagaagggcctggtcatggaggttaccaagaacctgatggtcactctgacatagctcgagagttcctctgtggagataggagaaccttccagaaggacaaccatctctgcagcactccaccaatcaggcctttatggtagagtggtcagacagaagccactcctcagtaaaaggcacatggcagcacgcttggagtttgccaaaaggcacctaaatactctCAGAGAAACAATATACtatggtttgatgaaaccaagattgaactctttgacctgaatgctaAGCGTAAAGTCTTGAGGAAAACTGGCAGgatccctacagtgaagcgtggtggtggcatcatgctgtggggatgtttttcagtggcaaggactgggagactagtcaggatctaggcaaagatgaacggagcaaagtacagagagatccttgatgaaaacctgctccagagcgctcaggacctcagactggggctaagcttcaccttccaacaggacaaggaccctaagcacacagccaagacaacgcaggagtggcttcgggacaagtctctgaatgtccttgagtggcccagccagatcccggacttgaacctgatcaaacatctctgtagagacctgaaaaagctatgcagcaacactccccattcaacctgacagagtgtgagaggatctgcagagaagaatgggagaaactccgcaaagacacgtgtgccaagcttgtagcatcatacccaagaagactcaaggctgtagtcgctgccaaaaggtgcttcaacaaagtactgagtaaagggtctgaatacttgtgtaaatgtgatgtttcaagCTTTCTTTATTATAAATTAGCTacaatttctaaacctgtttttgcttagtcattgtGGGGTGTTCTGGGTAGATTCATGAGGGTGGGGAAAaaccatttaatccattttagaataaggctgtaacgtaacataatgtggaaagagtcaaggggtctgaatactttccaaaggcactgtatgtaatgcATAGAAATTACCTGTATGAGATAGAGTGGGTTGTAAATACTGTCTGTATTGGTCTGTAGGATAGAGGAGACAGTGATGAGGTCCAAGGTGCTGGGGAACGTGGTGCTGCCCTGTGCCCTGAGCTCTGTGGTGGAGATGGAGGAAGGCTTTCAGGGCTACAACATCACTCTGCCTGTAAGACCAtaaacgcacacacagacacacaaacacgtaATGTTATATGATTATTATAACTAACTTGTGTGTTGGTGTTGTGCAGGTGCCTCGAGGAGTTCCTCCTCAAATGATTCCATCAGTTCACCTGCCTTCTTGTCTGAAACCTCCAGAAAAGAAAAAGGTCAAGGTTGTCTGTACCTACTTCAAAAACAGTATCTTATTCCAGGTAAGAGCCAATGGGGTTTTTCACTTGGCTGCTAACCTAGTCGATGTAAACTGTACATTACAGTTTACACTAAAGCACCAAACCGTTGGTAATGCTTCCTTATAGCAGGACCGGCTTTCCGGACATAATTTAAGCTAAGAATTAGACAATGAAGATTCTCCATTGAACATGCTTCTTAGTCCAAGACGAAGTTTAATCTGGGTCCGTATAGTATGAAGTGTAGTTGTGATTCTGGTTGTTGTGTTCACAGGGGAGTTCTAAGGCAGACCAGAATGACATCAGGATTCTAGAAGATGTGGTGGGAATCACTGTGGAGAATGAGATCATCACCAACCTTCCAGAGCCAATCAGGATTGGTTTCCATCATTCTGCCATACCAGTaagtgtgtgcgtgcttgcctgAATGCATCCGTGTGTCTTAGTTGACTGGAAGCACGCCATTTCCTTCCCTTGATGTATTTTACTGTCTCAAACCCTCCGAGCACAAACCACTTCAAAAGCCCCATCAGAAGCAAAAGGAAACAAAGTGAAAGATTTGTAGAAAAAGATGTCTGCTTCATCACAGAATGAGTCATCTAGCAATTGTACTGTAGCAAGTAGCTTTTTATTCACCACTGTACATCACAGGGGTGTTGCCCCTGAGTACAGTAGATGTGTATCCTTAAACAGCTGTACAGTTAGAGTAAAGTTAACTTTCTGTTGTATGGTTGTAGTGTTTAGTGTTTCTGGACTTTATCTCAGCATGGTCTTATTGTTATCACTTTTAGATATTTTGATTGATTCTGGTGTATAAGTTCAATTGAAAATGTTGTGGGTCACATCATTGCACACTTGATCCCTCTTTCTGGTCTGACTCAGTGTGTGAGTTGGTCAACGGTAGCACTTGTAAAATATGATTGCAGCTCATCTTGCATGCCAGACAGATATACATGATTTGGTATGTGTTGCTGTTCAGTATCCAGGTCACCATCTAGTGGTGAATTGAATATGTTAGTCCCTACTTGCCTCTTATCTCCCTTTTGTAACTTATCTTTTTCAGACAAGTCACTCAAGAAAATGTGTTTCTTGGGACACAAAGAAAGGTTTGTAAAGAAGAGTTTATTCATTATTATAAACCGGGTCTTTCGAGCCCTGGATGCTGAtcggctgaaagccgtggtatatcagataatataccacgggtatgatgcaaaattacttgtttactcttctaattacgttggtaaccagtttataatagcaataaggcacctctggagtttgtggtatatggccaatataccaaggctaaggACCGTATCCAGGCACTTCTCGTTGCGTCGtgtgtaagaacagcccttacctgtggtatattggccatataccacaccaccttGGGCCTTAACGCTTAATTATGCAGTGTTAGCATTTCCCGGTCTTGCTACGGCTATTGGTATTGGTTTAATTGTTGCAGATCCAGCAGAGGTCACATGGAAAAAGGAAGGTTGTGAGACCATACAGAAAGGTGTGGAGGACACAGAGTGCCACTGTAATCATCTCACATACTTTGCCATCCTAGTGGTGAGCTATAACCTCTATCTAGAATATTTACATGGGCAATCatttgaataaataaataagaacTCATCTCAAGTAGATTGGTAATAGTAGACCTAAAATTGGTTTTGTCTTCTATTCACCTCAGCAATTGGAACCACGACCAGTCCGCCATCTGGTGGCTCTAACAGTCATTACATCAATGGGCTGTGCTGCCTCTACGTTGAGCTGTGTTGTCCTCATCTACTTCCTTAACACACAGAGGTACTTCTCCTCACATGCAATAATCTGTCTCCCTGCAGCCTGTCCTACGCATAATATCTCCTACCAGGCCTCAACTTGTGACAATACTTCCTAATCCTGTTGTGCAAATATCTGAGATCATGGGAAATCCTAAATGCTTAAAAAATATGAGTGATATTTGTTTCATAGcagttaccctctctctctctctccatcccccctcccccatctctctcactcactaaCTGTATCTCCTCTTCTTGCACTGTGGCAGGAGAGTGAAGGACCAGTCCACTGCAGTCCATCGGGGTCTGGCCATGGCACTGTTCCTTCTTAGCCTCCTCTTCTTCCTGACAGGGACTGTGGCCAACGTGGGAGGTAACAAGGCATGCTGGGTTTTTGGGGCGGCTCTCCACTATGCTCTGCTCAGTTCCTTCTCCTGGATGTTTATTGAAGTGTTACACACCTTTTGGTTGGTCTACATGGTGTTCAGCCCCTCCCCCAATCCGAATGTTTGGCACCTGGTTGGCTTTGGTGAGTGGAAACATACACAAAGAATCGGTTTATATTCCACTGCCCATTGGTAGATGAATACAATTGACATGAATACACCTTTAAACCATTGACTGTTACCATCATTTTGATCCTCTGCCCAGGTCTCCCAGCTGTTCCGGTCATTGTACTGCTTGCCATTGGAAAAGTCTATGGTGTGATAGAGGTTGTGTCCAGTGAGGATGTCAACAACCCCTACTTGATGTGAGTGCACTTTGGATCTACTGTACCTGTAAGATGAACAGTAGTTAAAGTTTTGACATTTGACTGAGGTGATGAGTAAGTTAGCCCAGTGGTTCATGCTTTTTCACCATGGTCTTCTAGGTGCTGGATGGATGTGTCTCCACACTCTGTAGGCCTACTAGCCCATTACTTCATCAACCTGACCTTCCTGGCTGTAGTGGTCCTCTCTGGTCTGATCATGCTCttcctggtcctgagaaatatCCAGAACCGAGACGAGTGGCGGAAGAACAAGGTGGCGTTCCTCAGTATCTGGGGTCTCAGCTGCCTGTTCGGGACCACGTGGGGCCTGGGATTCTTGGACTTTGGACAGCTCTCGGAGTTCATCCCCTTCCTCTTCTGCATCCTCAACTCCCTACAGGGTAGGTCCACCTCTGTTGAGTCTATCAAAAGGTTAATATGGTCACATGACCAGAGGAGGCTGTCAGAGCCAACCGTCTATTGTGTTGCTTTGAAACAATGCCCTGTAAAAGTTTCAACAGCGTATCAGGAAAAACCTCCCTGCAACCGATTTCCAGTTGTATTCACTAGCTATTAGCTACATATTTAGATTATAAGCTAGTGTATAGCTCTGTCTGCTAGAAGTTCACAAAAAAGCTGCTCTTTATTGCTGGTGTGACCTTTTTAaaatacctacagtaccagtcaaaggttttagaacacctactcattcaaaaggtttttctttatttgtactattttctacattctagaataatagtgaagacatcaaaactatgaagtaacacatatggaatcttgtagtaaccaaaaaaaagtgttaaacaaatcaaaatatattttatattagattcttcaaacaaccaccctttgccttgacagctttgcacactcttcgcattctctcaaccaacttcacctagaatgcttttccaaccgtcttgaaggagttcatatgctgagcacttgtcggctgcttgtccttcactttgcggtccaactcatcccaaaccatctcaatttggttgaggtcgggattgtggaggccaggtcatctgatgcaacacgcCATCACTTTCCTtgtgtgctgggtcattgtcctattgaaaaacaaatcatagtcccactaagcccaaaccagtagggatggcatatcgctgcagaatgctgtgatagccatgctggttaagtatgcttttacttctaaataaatcacagacagtgtcaccaacaaagcacacccacactataacacctcctcctccatgctttatggtgggaaatacacatgcagagatcatccgttcacccacaccgcatctcacaaagacacagcggttggatccaaaaatctccaatttggactccaacCCAAAGGACAAATTcccaccgatctaatgtccattgctcgtgtttcttggcccaagcaagtctcgtcTTCTTatgggtgtcctttagtagtggttcctttacagcaattcgaccacaaaggcctgattcacacagtctcctctgaacagttgatgttgagatgtttctgttacttgaacattgtgaagcatttatttgggctgcaatttctgaggctggtaactctaatgaacttatcttctgcagcagaggtaactctgggtcttcctttcctgtggttgtccTCATGAGTaccagtttcatcatattgcttgatggtttatgcgactgcacttgaagaaacattcaaagttcttgaaatgttccttattgactgaccttcatgtcttaaagtaatgatggactgtcgtttctctttgattattcgagctgttcttgccataatatggacttggtcttttaccaaatagggctatcatctgtataccccccccccccccccctcccttactgggtcacaacacaattgattagctcaaacgcatttacaaggaaagaaattccacaaattaacttttaagaaggcacacctgttaattgaaatgcattctggttgagagaatgccaagagtgtgcaaagctgtcatcaaggcaaagggtggctacattgaagaatctcaaatatattttgatttgttgaacacatATAGTTtatggttactatatgattccatatgtattatttcatagttttgatgtcttcactataatacaatgtaaaaaaaaaaagtccaatttaaaaaaaacttgaatgagaaGATGttataaaacttttgaccggtagtgaatATGGatttgtttccatgtcatttgtTTCACTACTGTTGAAATAAGTGACATTCATTAAGCATTTAGTTGTTACAGATAGTTTAGAATGATGTTGATTATAGGCTGTTTTGAATTCAGAATCTGGAATCTAATTCTGGAGCATAGATTCTAGCTTATGTACTGTATTATTGGTCCATCACAGAACTAATCTGAAACATTGTGTGGTCTGTCCCATAGGTTTCTTCCTGATGCTCCGATTCTACATTCTTGATCGGATGCGGAAACAATCGGGGTCTAGTTTGGATGGTAGCACAGCATCTTCCACCAGGCAACACATGCTGCAGTAGAAGAGCTGAGCTGGGGTACATGGGATACCATTTTTTTGTAGGCTAAAGGAGGAGCAATGTACCAAATGTaactctgtcactcagaacatTCCAACTCTGGGGTTGAGATTCAGAATATTGCACGATACAAGCCATTTCCATACACATATCTGAgtgactgtaaaaaaaaaataccgtCAAAATTAAAGCTATAATTGACATAAGGTGAAACAGCGCCACTGGTCACTCCAGGCAcatttgttattattttattatggGGCAGAGACGCATcctggtaaaaaaatatatatatcatagTACTCTGCTGATCTATCGCATGtgcaatgaaaaaaaaaatgtgttcgtTGTTTGAAGTAACGTCTTTGTTGTAATATTGCAAACGGATGTGGCAGTTTCACCCCTACAGATTTCAGCTTTAAGCCGAGGGCGAACCTTGATAAGCTTGTTTTATTCATCTGAAAGACAGCAGGCATTGTACAATGACATTTGGCTGAAGTTGGCAACTTGCTCTATTCTGTGACAAACACTGTATTTTCAGATCATAGTTACTGGACTATGTTTTGCACTTTATTGTACAGAGATGTATTTTTTAGAAAACATGACTGGTTGTGCCACTGACATTATCGTGTGTATATCTTTTGCAACTTTTGAAAACATATTGTATTTGTGTGGATGTAAATGTATATTGCTTCAATAAAAGTTGACTGTATAAGAAAAGAACACCAGGACCTTAGTTTGAATGTACAACTACAAAAAATAGGCAATAATTGACCATTATTAACAATTCATAAGCGAAATACCTGCACTGTATACAACTACaatgtgtgtacaaaacattaaacccatgctctttccatgacatagactgaccagttgaagccaggtgaaatctatgatcccttatcccttattaaatccacttcaaatcagtgtagatgaagaggaggagacaggttaaagatgaaggggaggagacaggttaaagaaggattttgaagcTTTGAGACATGGCttgtgaataggcaagacaaaagacttaagtgcctttgaacatgatatggtagtaggtggcaggctcaccggtttgagtgtgttaagtactgcagcgctgctgggtttttcgcaCTCAACagcttcccgtgtgtatcaatgatggtccaccacccaacatccagccaacttgacacaacggtgggaagcattggagtcaacatgggccaacatccatgtggaacactttcgacgcCTTGTAgcccatgccccgacaaattgaggctgttctgaggtcaaaagggtgtgcaactcaatattaggaaggtgttcttatatttggtacactcagtgtatgacgCTGTAGCTCTGGTTTACAGTAAATTGCAGAGGTTCTAAGGAAAACAGAGTGTCATGATTGCTTAGTTGCAGGATGGTTACAGTGACTGTGTGGAAAGTTGCACAACAGGGTTTTTACGTGGCCCACACACTGGGTTACTTCAGAGTGACAGGGAGCAGGGTAAATGCACTGTAAAAACACATGATGGAAAAGAGTGGGGGAGAATGAGGAAGTAAGCCATCAAACTGATACTTATGTCACTTTTAGCCTGTCAATGAGATGTCCATTCTTATAAGAGGATTGACTATATTTAGCCTACATTAGAATTTACTGTTACCAGACTTAGATACAGCAAACCTGTGCGTTTAATGCCCAAAGGCAGGTGTGAGTAAAACATAGTGTTTAATAAGACACAGTCACAGTTTTCATACCCACAAACATTTCAACCTACTCATTGAACACTCATACATATATTGTAGCCTATTGTTAAATAGCATAGCGCCCTTAAAGTAAATGGAAACAGGAATAAAGATAGACACATAGGTCATGCTCTTCTCTATTTCTGTTTTATACCTCCATCACCTGTGTCTACCTCATCCGTCTCAACAAATATCACTTCCTCTGTGTCGGAGTCATTCAGGCCAGTCATAAAATCATCACATGGACAAAATGATGATCCAAgtcagatacagtaccagtcaaaagttgacactcctactcattcaagggtttttctttatttgtactattttctacattgtagaataatagtgaagacatcaaaactatgaaataacatatatggaatcatgtagtaaccaaaaaagtgttaaaatatatttgtatttgtttatgtttgacatccttcaaagtagccaccctttgccttgataaacTCTGAACCAGCttcccctggaatgcttttcaacaatcttgaaggagttcccacatatgctgagcacttgttggttgcttttacttcactctgcggtccaactcatcccaaaccatctcaattgggttgaggtcaggtgattgtggaggccaggtcatccgatgcagccctccatcactctcgttgttggtcatatagcccttacgaagcctggagttgtgttgggtTATTAGATCATTTTTTGTGAGTGTTGTGTTAGATGGGAtgctatttgtttattttttttaagcaaCGTATAAGGGGgt
This sequence is a window from Oncorhynchus clarkii lewisi isolate Uvic-CL-2024 chromosome 26, UVic_Ocla_1.0, whole genome shotgun sequence. Protein-coding genes within it:
- the LOC139384989 gene encoding adhesion G-protein coupled receptor G5-like, which encodes MEPNQGFGGTLWMIFLFALFVSGSGENDMDFKMCGTWRHGNGLLTLAHDLKRGCGTITISANESSLSIRGEITAQCENSSVIKLDPSPEARERPFCVYWEPLLDQLWVEVNGQNHILCWPSGLQGNCCTDLSQGGNKGISTYGILNATQRDDIISYKTHPAYEFFGEIINCKNEFCDEASQGSGDKVNMIEETVMRSKVLGNVVLPCALSSVVEMEEGFQGYNITLPVPRGVPPQMIPSVHLPSCLKPPEKKKVKVVCTYFKNSILFQGSSKADQNDIRILEDVVGITVENEIITNLPEPIRIGFHHSAIPTSHSRKCVSWDTKKDPAEVTWKKEGCETIQKGVEDTECHCNHLTYFAILVQLEPRPVRHLVALTVITSMGCAASTLSCVVLIYFLNTQRRVKDQSTAVHRGLAMALFLLSLLFFLTGTVANVGGNKACWVFGAALHYALLSSFSWMFIEVLHTFWLVYMVFSPSPNPNVWHLVGFGLPAVPVIVLLAIGKVYGVIEVVSSEDVNNPYLMCWMDVSPHSVGLLAHYFINLTFLAVVVLSGLIMLFLVLRNIQNRDEWRKNKVAFLSIWGLSCLFGTTWGLGFLDFGQLSEFIPFLFCILNSLQGFFLMLRFYILDRMRKQSGSSLDGSTASSTRQHMLQ